One genomic segment of Mesoterricola silvestris includes these proteins:
- a CDS encoding outer membrane beta-barrel protein, protein MPSLSPLLLAASALAALSPLGAADLDAPMRFGLQATAARPLQDLGTITRRTGMGAGAFAEVDQGPGWTLRTRIDFLAFKEDAARTRTLLDGLMPPRALKVSANQFSVGVDLRKTLFPLRVRGPFLLAGVSLSRVEFETVGPVPSGAGIGWSKEKSSVKFGLAAGAGYRFTDALAFTVRYASTNLGGLTMASVEGGLEFRFPAGWTE, encoded by the coding sequence ATGCCCAGCCTCTCGCCCCTTCTTCTGGCGGCTTCCGCCCTGGCCGCCCTTTCCCCCCTCGGCGCCGCGGACCTGGATGCCCCCATGCGCTTCGGCCTCCAGGCCACGGCTGCCCGCCCCCTCCAGGACCTGGGCACCATCACCCGGCGCACCGGAATGGGCGCGGGGGCCTTCGCCGAAGTGGACCAGGGCCCGGGCTGGACCCTGCGCACCCGCATCGATTTCCTGGCGTTCAAGGAGGACGCCGCCCGGACCCGGACCCTCCTGGACGGCCTGATGCCGCCCCGCGCGCTCAAGGTGAGCGCCAACCAGTTCTCGGTGGGGGTGGACCTGCGGAAGACCCTGTTCCCCCTCCGGGTGCGGGGCCCCTTCCTCCTGGCCGGCGTATCCCTGAGCCGGGTCGAATTCGAGACCGTGGGCCCGGTGCCCTCCGGCGCCGGAATCGGCTGGAGCAAGGAAAAGTCCTCCGTGAAGTTCGGCCTGGCGGCGGGGGCCGGCTACCGGTTCACCGACGCCCTGGCCTTCACCGTGCGCTACGCCTCCACCAACCTGGGCGGCCTGACCATGGCCTCGGTGGAGGGGG
- a CDS encoding prepilin-type N-terminal cleavage/methylation domain-containing protein, with protein sequence MQRPEGFSLVEAVVVIAVAAILAGAALPLFLKSMTDARLARARKDMNVIAAALVSQMKDTGCRPRAPGGPGGADGRGDILWHSEGRRPGGAPWGPGDAGQSFQNLFTAPAAGTDRTLGRANALFGLGDLDFRDRFRYRGPYLSEPTARLTDPWGNAYLILGYNGNGQDLGLPIRIVCLGEEGTVEAGNLTGGPWNPAGLSAGNLMVQVR encoded by the coding sequence ATGCAACGTCCCGAAGGATTCTCCCTGGTGGAGGCGGTGGTGGTCATCGCCGTGGCGGCCATCCTGGCGGGAGCCGCCCTTCCCCTGTTCCTCAAGTCCATGACGGACGCCCGCTTGGCCCGTGCCCGCAAGGACATGAATGTCATCGCGGCGGCCCTGGTGAGCCAGATGAAGGATACCGGCTGCAGGCCCCGGGCCCCGGGGGGGCCGGGAGGGGCGGACGGACGTGGGGACATCCTGTGGCATTCGGAGGGCCGGCGGCCGGGGGGTGCCCCCTGGGGGCCCGGGGACGCGGGGCAGTCCTTCCAGAACCTGTTCACGGCCCCCGCCGCGGGAACGGACCGGACCTTGGGCCGGGCCAACGCGCTGTTCGGCCTGGGCGACCTGGATTTTCGGGACCGGTTCCGGTACCGGGGGCCCTACCTGAGCGAGCCCACGGCACGCCTGACGGACCCCTGGGGCAACGCCTACCTGATCCTGGGATACAACGGGAATGGCCAGGATCTTGGCCTGCCCATCCGCATCGTGTGCCTGGGGGAGGAGGGCACCGTGGAGGCCGGAAACCTGACCGGAGGTCCCTGGAACCCCGCGGGCCTCTCCGCCGGGAATCTCATGGTCCAGGTACGGTGA
- a CDS encoding prepilin-type N-terminal cleavage/methylation domain-containing protein translates to MKNTKGFTLVEAAVAIGVVAVLSGIIIPLVLKSMRDAKMARARNDLMVIAGALAHQMKDTGTRPRAAVAGGGPSGAGDAVWYTEGRIPEVAAAAGAAAAALPARGFNTLENLLSVAVHDVLGNALFGFPARVAGDEFGYKGPYLAADAARRTDPWGNAYVILGYNANGQASGGPIWVVSAGEGRTILDVNLVLAGGVARPGAVGGAYPGTYPTNWNYNGQSETNLAVRVN, encoded by the coding sequence ATGAAAAACACCAAGGGATTCACCCTCGTGGAGGCCGCCGTCGCCATCGGCGTGGTGGCCGTGCTGTCGGGCATCATCATCCCCCTCGTGCTGAAGAGCATGCGGGACGCCAAGATGGCCCGGGCCCGCAACGACCTCATGGTCATCGCCGGGGCCCTGGCGCACCAGATGAAGGACACGGGCACCCGGCCCCGGGCGGCGGTCGCCGGCGGCGGCCCCTCGGGGGCGGGCGATGCGGTGTGGTATACGGAGGGACGGATCCCGGAGGTGGCGGCCGCCGCGGGGGCCGCCGCGGCGGCCCTTCCCGCCCGGGGGTTCAACACCCTGGAGAACCTGCTGTCCGTCGCCGTGCACGACGTGCTGGGGAACGCGCTGTTCGGTTTCCCCGCCCGGGTGGCCGGAGACGAATTCGGCTACAAGGGGCCCTACCTGGCCGCGGATGCTGCCCGGCGGACCGACCCCTGGGGCAACGCCTACGTGATCCTGGGCTACAACGCCAATGGCCAGGCCTCGGGAGGCCCCATCTGGGTGGTCTCCGCCGGGGAAGGGCGGACCATCCTGGACGTCAACCTGGTGCTGGCCGGTGGCGTGGCGAGGCCGGGCGCCGTCGGGGGGGCCTATCCGGGCACCTACCCCACGAACTGGAACTACAACGGCCAGTCCGAAACCAACCTGGCGGTCCGGGTCAACTAG
- a CDS encoding GspE/PulE family protein — protein sequence MASTVPGIRRRLGERLQDRGLLTGRQLELALLEQGRTGALLGEILLRLGLVTPSALGEALADQAGVPFVHLGDLIPDAEAVALVPEAMARRLRVLPLDRKGRDLRLAMANVFDLDALAEVEGHTLLRITVVCAAEEDLLACAARVQGSGQSLEQVLEEAIVRAEEGDAERSMTRLVDQLLAKAIRDRATDVHIQPDERTVLTRFRVDGSLVQGPSLPKALQPAVLARLKVLAEVDLSESRRPQDGRFSLPLGRRTLDVRASFLPARHGEKAVLRLLDKTNLVQGLDQLGMPGRIQERFEALLQRPHGLLLVTGPTGSGKTTTLYSALHALNSSERCLVTVEDPVEYELPLVTQVGVNPKAGITFASGLRGLLRQDPDVILVGEIRDGETASIALRAAMTGHLVLATLHAGQPVGALARLRDLGATGGDLAETLLAIHAQRLVRLLCAACGGRGCPACGATGVWGRRAIHDLLPITPAVRDLIAAGAAAPAIEAEARRQGKGSLGEHALALAAQGLISATEARRVAAEEA from the coding sequence ATGGCCTCGACGGTTCCCGGGATTCGCAGACGCCTGGGTGAGCGGCTCCAGGACCGGGGCCTGCTCACGGGCCGTCAGCTGGAACTGGCCCTCCTGGAACAGGGGCGCACCGGGGCCCTGCTGGGGGAGATCCTTCTCCGGCTGGGCCTCGTGACCCCCTCCGCCCTGGGCGAGGCCCTGGCGGACCAGGCGGGGGTGCCCTTCGTGCACCTGGGGGACCTGATCCCCGACGCGGAGGCGGTGGCCCTGGTGCCGGAGGCCATGGCCCGGCGCCTGAGGGTGCTGCCCCTGGACCGCAAGGGCCGGGATCTGCGCCTGGCCATGGCCAACGTGTTCGACCTGGACGCCCTGGCCGAGGTGGAGGGCCACACCCTGCTGCGCATCACGGTGGTGTGCGCCGCCGAGGAGGACCTGCTGGCCTGCGCGGCCCGGGTCCAGGGCTCGGGACAGTCCCTGGAGCAGGTGCTGGAGGAGGCCATTGTGCGGGCGGAGGAGGGAGACGCGGAACGCTCCATGACACGACTGGTGGACCAGTTGCTCGCCAAAGCCATCCGGGACCGGGCCACGGATGTGCATATCCAGCCCGATGAACGCACCGTCCTCACCCGCTTCCGGGTGGACGGTTCCCTGGTTCAGGGGCCCAGTCTGCCCAAGGCCCTGCAACCGGCCGTGTTGGCCCGCCTGAAGGTCCTGGCGGAGGTGGATCTGTCGGAATCCCGGCGCCCCCAGGACGGGCGTTTCAGCCTGCCCCTGGGCCGGCGGACCCTGGACGTGCGGGCCAGCTTCCTGCCGGCCCGCCACGGGGAAAAGGCGGTGCTGCGCCTCCTGGACAAGACCAACCTGGTGCAGGGCCTGGATCAGCTGGGCATGCCCGGGCGGATCCAGGAGCGGTTCGAGGCGCTGCTCCAGAGGCCCCACGGCCTGCTGCTGGTGACCGGTCCCACGGGCAGCGGAAAGACCACCACCCTCTATTCCGCCCTCCACGCCCTCAACAGCTCCGAGCGCTGCCTGGTGACGGTGGAGGACCCGGTGGAGTACGAGCTCCCCCTGGTCACCCAGGTGGGCGTGAACCCCAAGGCCGGGATCACCTTCGCCTCGGGCCTGCGGGGCCTCCTGCGCCAGGATCCCGACGTCATCCTGGTGGGCGAGATCCGGGACGGGGAGACGGCCTCCATCGCCCTGCGCGCGGCCATGACGGGACACCTGGTGCTGGCGACCCTCCACGCCGGGCAGCCCGTGGGCGCCCTGGCGCGGCTCCGGGACCTGGGCGCCACGGGCGGGGACCTGGCGGAGACGCTGCTGGCCATCCATGCGCAGCGCCTGGTTCGCCTGCTGTGCGCCGCCTGCGGGGGGCGGGGCTGTCCGGCCTGCGGCGCCACCGGGGTGTGGGGACGGCGGGCCATCCACGATCTGCTGCCCATCACCCCCGCGGTGCGCGATCTCATCGCCGCGGGGGCCGCGGCGCCCGCCATCGAGGCGGAGGCCCGGCGCCAGGGCAAGGGGAGCCTGGGTGAGCATGCCCTGGCCCTGGCGGCCCAGGGGCTCATCTCCGCGACCGAAGCCCGGCGCGTGGCCGCCGAGGAGGCCTAG
- a CDS encoding type II secretion system F family protein — protein sequence MPRYAFLARSRAGAAVRGLRLADSPGALAPVLAAEGLFLVRAEAAAPARAQGKAGPGDLPPLLHHLATYLEAGIPLLTALRDFRDPGRPRLEAAALDLAARVEEGAAFSAAMAAHPGLFLPVHVGMVRAGEAAGRLDEALHAVISLVDWRIAFRARVRKAATYPLILAAVLAVVILLISIFSLPPILRLLEDLDIPLPRVTRALLALGRGLGRFGWVAVAVPAALRGGLALALRRPGFRLAWDTALLRVPVVGRLIARMALSRFAHFLAAQHRAGLPLVQALRACEEVTGNARMRLAVRAMRSGVEQGRGLAASAAGTGQVPQLVLRMLALGEETGHLGETLDRAAAHLDAEVDEAVGLAFQLVDPAVKILMACLLLFLATAVLLPLYTLIGGINA from the coding sequence GTGCCCAGGTACGCCTTCCTCGCCCGCAGCCGGGCCGGTGCGGCCGTGCGGGGCCTGCGCCTGGCGGACTCCCCGGGGGCCCTGGCGCCGGTCCTGGCCGCCGAAGGGTTGTTCCTGGTGCGGGCCGAAGCCGCCGCGCCCGCCCGGGCCCAGGGCAAGGCCGGGCCCGGGGATCTCCCTCCGCTCCTGCATCATCTCGCCACGTACCTGGAGGCGGGCATCCCGCTCCTCACCGCCCTGCGGGATTTCCGGGATCCCGGGCGCCCGCGCCTGGAGGCGGCGGCCCTGGACCTGGCGGCGCGGGTGGAGGAAGGGGCCGCCTTCTCCGCGGCCATGGCCGCCCATCCGGGGCTCTTCCTCCCCGTGCACGTGGGCATGGTGCGGGCCGGGGAGGCCGCTGGCCGGCTGGATGAGGCGCTGCACGCCGTCATAAGCCTCGTGGACTGGAGGATCGCCTTCCGGGCCCGGGTGCGCAAAGCCGCGACCTATCCCCTGATCCTCGCCGCCGTGCTGGCGGTGGTGATCCTGCTGATCAGCATCTTCAGCCTGCCGCCCATCCTGCGGCTCCTGGAGGACCTGGACATCCCGCTGCCGCGGGTGACCCGGGCCCTCCTGGCCCTGGGGCGGGGCCTGGGCCGGTTCGGGTGGGTGGCGGTGGCGGTTCCCGCCGCCCTGCGGGGGGGGCTGGCCCTGGCCCTGCGCCGCCCCGGGTTCCGGCTGGCCTGGGACACGGCCCTCCTGCGGGTGCCCGTGGTGGGCCGCCTCATCGCGCGCATGGCCCTCTCCCGCTTCGCCCACTTCCTGGCCGCCCAGCACCGGGCCGGCCTGCCCCTGGTGCAGGCCCTGCGGGCCTGCGAGGAGGTGACGGGCAATGCCCGCATGCGCCTGGCGGTGCGGGCCATGCGCTCCGGCGTGGAGCAGGGCCGGGGCCTCGCGGCCTCCGCCGCCGGCACCGGCCAGGTGCCCCAGCTGGTGCTGCGCATGCTGGCCCTGGGGGAGGAGACCGGGCACCTGGGGGAAACCCTGGACCGGGCCGCGGCCCACCTGGACGCCGAGGTGGACGAGGCGGTGGGCCTGGCCTTCCAGCTGGTGGACCCGGCGGTGAAGATCCTCATGGCCTGCCTCCTGCTCTTCCTGGCCACGGCGGTGCTGCTGCCGCTCTACACCCTGATCGGGGGGATCAATGCCTAG
- a CDS encoding prepilin-type N-terminal cleavage/methylation domain-containing protein: MPRDDRGFSLVEAAVAIAVTAILAGMMAPLALKVLDQRREAATRRSLKAAFEALFGLRDRRVANLRADCGFNPPNGTWTLGLMVDRTYQEAHQLSIGFTPAFGPQYGTAFRWGWNGPYWRGDLRGRLPVDAWGSPIQLRVVNGAVQVYSPGPSRRDSPDSLTYPSTPLPLASLEACVNIHLTVASEGVRSAMADVAYGNTAALPNRTTPFAVEAGTPVTRTVCVPAGGLEVGARYQRNNGPFQTFSLPLDLLPGEIRDVWVNL; encoded by the coding sequence ATGCCTAGGGACGACCGCGGATTCAGTCTGGTGGAGGCGGCGGTGGCCATCGCCGTGACGGCGATCCTGGCCGGGATGATGGCGCCCCTGGCCCTCAAGGTGCTGGACCAGCGCCGGGAGGCCGCCACGCGCCGGAGCCTCAAGGCCGCCTTCGAGGCCCTGTTCGGCCTCCGGGACCGGCGGGTGGCGAACCTGCGCGCGGATTGCGGCTTCAATCCGCCCAACGGCACCTGGACCCTGGGCCTGATGGTGGACCGCACCTACCAGGAGGCCCATCAGCTCTCCATCGGGTTCACCCCGGCCTTCGGACCCCAGTACGGGACCGCCTTCCGCTGGGGGTGGAACGGGCCGTACTGGCGGGGGGATCTCCGGGGACGGCTTCCGGTGGACGCCTGGGGCAGCCCCATCCAGCTCCGGGTGGTCAACGGCGCGGTCCAGGTGTACAGCCCCGGGCCAAGCCGGCGGGACAGCCCCGACAGCCTCACGTACCCGTCGACGCCCCTGCCCCTGGCCAGCCTCGAGGCCTGCGTGAACATCCATCTGACGGTGGCCTCGGAGGGCGTCCGTTCGGCCATGGCGGATGTGGCCTACGGGAACACCGCCGCCCTCCCGAATCGCACCACGCCCTTTGCCGTGGAGGCGGGAACCCCGGTGACGCGCACCGTGTGCGTGCCCGCCGGCGGCCTGGAGGTGGGGGCCCGCTACCAGCGGAACAACGGGCCCTTCCAGACCTTTTCGCTCCCCCTGGATCTGCTCCCCGGGGAGATCCGGGATGTGTGGGTGAACCTGTGA
- a CDS encoding type II secretion system protein GspD produces MKPVLLLPLLLLPLGAAPPPERMTIAVNEADLKDVLRAATADTDLNLIFEPGLATGVQGMNLKAMTLQDLLDQVLPRLGLTAVREGRNLFIQRSDTGLRFYHLDQLAMQRTGSKAFQVNASGQVPQGGASPASQSAYTSTVQVGSASDPWADVESGLMLLVFGRTVERQAGAPPGAPGSRGYAADGKSLLIQPNSGLVAVNADPGTHRRVEAFLKETRARSQRQVLLEARIVEVTLGADSQLGVDWNGLLSSSGNAALSSFQTGSTANPNVAPGQGLLKLVAQRGRVQATLAALARDNRLTVLSAPRLATLNNQKAILRVVREEAYALPSSQITPGAAGGAAVAAAQLAPLIVPVGIVLDILPQVGDDGVISLSVNPSISEVAEVRTFSVPSPQPNAPPLAETRLPVVDRRDLDAVVRVASGETLVLAGIIRRKEGSDNRGVPWVRRIPLLGALFSKTEKTFTRTELAIFITPTLMEDTGQVQAARKAAEQGLIQGIAPVDAPAPLE; encoded by the coding sequence GTGAAACCTGTCCTCCTCCTCCCCCTCCTGCTCCTGCCCCTGGGGGCGGCCCCGCCCCCGGAGCGCATGACCATCGCCGTGAACGAGGCCGATCTCAAGGATGTCCTGCGCGCGGCCACCGCCGACACGGACCTGAACCTCATCTTCGAGCCGGGGCTGGCCACCGGCGTGCAGGGCATGAATCTCAAGGCCATGACCCTGCAGGATCTGCTGGACCAGGTGCTGCCCCGGCTGGGCCTGACCGCCGTCCGGGAAGGACGGAACCTCTTCATCCAGCGCAGCGACACGGGACTCCGGTTCTACCACCTGGATCAGCTGGCCATGCAGCGCACGGGTTCCAAGGCCTTCCAGGTGAACGCCTCGGGGCAGGTGCCCCAGGGCGGCGCAAGCCCGGCGTCCCAGAGCGCCTACACGTCCACCGTCCAGGTGGGCAGCGCCAGCGATCCCTGGGCGGACGTGGAGAGCGGGCTCATGCTGCTGGTCTTCGGGCGGACCGTGGAACGCCAGGCCGGGGCCCCCCCGGGGGCCCCGGGTTCCCGGGGCTACGCCGCCGACGGCAAGAGCCTGCTCATCCAGCCCAATTCCGGCCTGGTGGCCGTGAACGCCGACCCGGGCACCCACCGGAGGGTGGAGGCCTTCCTGAAGGAGACCCGCGCGCGCAGCCAGCGCCAGGTGCTCCTGGAGGCCCGCATCGTGGAGGTCACCCTGGGGGCCGACAGCCAGCTGGGGGTGGACTGGAACGGGCTCCTGTCCTCCTCGGGCAACGCCGCCCTGTCCTCCTTCCAGACCGGATCCACCGCCAACCCCAACGTCGCCCCCGGGCAGGGCCTCCTGAAGCTCGTGGCCCAGCGGGGCCGGGTGCAGGCCACCCTCGCCGCCCTGGCGCGGGACAACCGCCTCACGGTGCTCAGCGCCCCCCGCCTGGCCACCCTCAACAACCAGAAGGCCATCCTGAGGGTGGTGCGGGAGGAGGCCTACGCCCTCCCCAGCAGCCAGATCACCCCCGGGGCGGCCGGGGGCGCCGCCGTGGCCGCCGCCCAGCTGGCGCCCCTCATCGTGCCGGTGGGCATCGTCCTGGACATCCTGCCCCAGGTGGGGGACGACGGCGTCATCTCCCTTTCCGTGAATCCCAGCATCTCCGAGGTGGCCGAAGTGCGGACCTTCTCGGTGCCCAGCCCCCAGCCCAACGCCCCCCCCCTGGCCGAGACCCGGCTTCCGGTGGTGGACCGCCGGGACCTGGACGCCGTGGTGCGGGTGGCCAGCGGCGAGACCCTGGTGCTGGCCGGCATCATCCGCCGGAAGGAGGGCTCGGACAACCGCGGCGTGCCCTGGGTACGCAGGATCCCCCTCCTCGGCGCCCTCTTCTCCAAGACCGAGAAGACCTTCACGCGGACCGAACTGGCGATCTTCATCACGCCCACCCTCATGGAGGACACCGGCCAGGTGCAGGCGGCACGCAAGGCCGCCGAGCAAGGACTGATCCAGGGCATCGCGCCGGTGGACGCGCCGGCTCCCCTGGAATAG
- a CDS encoding tetratricopeptide repeat protein: protein MIPGTFSHPALLWPALGLAALALALGVYAQTRPGLGVRVVGQLPLVQGLGLAFILLGAGIGLAEPRWGEPEAPRLTVRVVLDASRSMTVQDAPGPGGAVRTRWDAALAALDRLWSKPNPGILFSLDLLTGDAIPLLPPGDDLRLLRDAPRAVTPGELGSPGTSLGRGLPQVAAQAGPRTPEVILLVGDGEETWETPEAALDRCAAALRKARLPLYTLCVGGTEPQPVAGGGQGEALFSQARPEYLAALAGATGGRALAPGDDLPRLFQDLAQGREPLPMSRSLLPAHPEAGAWLALAGIVIWLAAAGKPMRAWRPFLLVLAALMATPSRAEIPLPQSIRAWLAQSALDREDLDAARRWLPRGDAPTHRLLRARIQLKTKAPKDALETLAPLTGQGAPRPLPPWRAPALLLAAKACMDLDRPEDARALLERVLTEQPGREEAVHNLQTLLRDPGPPPPNPKKPPPPPPSQAARQDELDGLRQRLPRKPPGGVKDL, encoded by the coding sequence ATGATCCCCGGCACCTTCTCCCACCCCGCCCTCCTTTGGCCCGCCCTGGGCCTGGCGGCCCTGGCCCTGGCGCTGGGGGTCTACGCCCAGACCCGGCCCGGGCTCGGGGTGCGGGTGGTGGGCCAGTTGCCCCTGGTCCAGGGACTGGGCCTCGCCTTCATCCTGCTGGGCGCGGGCATCGGCCTGGCCGAACCCCGGTGGGGGGAGCCCGAGGCCCCGCGGCTCACGGTGCGGGTGGTCCTGGACGCCAGCCGCTCCATGACCGTGCAGGACGCGCCGGGCCCCGGCGGCGCCGTCCGCACCCGGTGGGACGCGGCCCTGGCCGCCCTGGACCGGCTCTGGTCCAAGCCCAACCCCGGCATCCTCTTCAGCCTGGACCTGCTCACCGGGGACGCCATCCCGCTCCTTCCCCCCGGCGACGACCTGCGGCTCCTGCGGGACGCCCCCCGCGCCGTCACCCCCGGCGAACTGGGTTCCCCGGGCACCTCCCTGGGCCGCGGCCTGCCCCAGGTGGCGGCCCAGGCCGGGCCCCGCACCCCCGAAGTGATCCTGCTGGTGGGGGACGGCGAGGAGACCTGGGAGACCCCGGAGGCGGCCCTGGACCGGTGCGCGGCCGCCCTGAGGAAGGCCCGGCTGCCCCTCTACACCCTGTGCGTGGGGGGGACCGAACCCCAGCCCGTGGCGGGCGGCGGCCAGGGCGAGGCCCTGTTCAGCCAGGCCCGTCCGGAGTACCTGGCGGCCCTGGCCGGGGCCACCGGGGGCCGCGCCCTGGCCCCGGGCGACGACCTGCCCCGGCTGTTCCAGGACCTGGCCCAGGGCCGCGAGCCCCTGCCCATGTCCCGCTCCCTCCTGCCCGCCCACCCCGAGGCCGGGGCCTGGCTGGCCCTGGCCGGCATCGTCATCTGGCTGGCCGCCGCGGGCAAACCCATGCGGGCCTGGCGGCCCTTCCTCCTGGTGCTGGCCGCCCTCATGGCCACCCCCTCCCGCGCCGAGATCCCCCTGCCCCAATCCATCCGCGCCTGGCTGGCCCAGAGCGCCCTGGACCGCGAGGACCTGGATGCCGCCCGGCGCTGGCTGCCCCGGGGCGACGCCCCCACCCACCGCCTCCTGCGGGCCCGCATCCAGTTGAAAACCAAGGCGCCCAAGGACGCCCTGGAGACCCTGGCCCCCCTCACGGGCCAGGGCGCCCCCCGCCCCCTGCCCCCCTGGCGTGCCCCCGCCCTGCTGTTGGCCGCCAAGGCCTGCATGGACCTGGACCGCCCCGAGGACGCCCGCGCCCTCCTGGAGCGGGTCCTCACCGAGCAGCCGGGACGCGAGGAGGCCGTCCACAACCTCCAGACCCTCCTGAGGGACCCCGGCCCCCCCCCGCCCAATCCCAAGAAGCCGCCCCCGCCCCCGCCCAGCCAGGCCGCCCGTCAGGACGAGCTGGACGGCCTCCGGCAGCGCCTGCCCAGGAAGCCGCCCGGGGGGGTCAAGGACCTTTGA
- a CDS encoding VWA domain-containing protein encodes MTFALRYPWLLLLLLPGIWIAVRTSYRWGIPSSRPSGPLARWLSHLIPALIAALLVVAAAVPERRTAVKGRSPVVDFAVVLDGSSSMKAMDGGAREDRWNAARRLLKLFIAGRPDDRFAVVLFSAHPVTLSPLTADHGRLWAMLERLDIESRDDGTAIGSALMTAVRRLSDSPARSRVILLLTDGAQNRGHVEPMEAAEEARRNGIRIHTVAIGGDGDALFPLEGGGFASLKVVTDPETLKRIAQATGGEAFSAGDPAGLARSMTAIDRLEKTALPVDAPTEGRPLARWFLLAAGILALPLALDLGRKRGRQAPAWMADA; translated from the coding sequence ATGACCTTCGCCCTCCGCTACCCCTGGCTCCTGCTGCTCCTCCTGCCGGGCATCTGGATCGCGGTGCGCACCAGCTACCGGTGGGGCATCCCCAGCTCCCGGCCTTCGGGGCCCCTGGCGCGGTGGCTCTCGCACCTCATCCCGGCCCTCATCGCGGCGCTCCTGGTGGTGGCCGCCGCGGTGCCCGAGCGGCGCACGGCCGTGAAGGGACGGAGCCCGGTGGTGGATTTCGCCGTGGTCCTGGACGGCTCCAGTTCCATGAAGGCCATGGACGGGGGCGCCCGGGAGGACCGGTGGAACGCGGCGCGGCGGCTGCTCAAGCTCTTCATCGCGGGGCGCCCCGACGACCGCTTCGCCGTGGTGCTCTTCAGCGCGCACCCCGTCACCCTCAGCCCCCTCACCGCCGACCACGGGCGTCTGTGGGCGATGCTGGAGCGCCTGGACATCGAGAGCCGGGACGACGGCACCGCCATCGGCAGCGCCCTCATGACCGCCGTGCGCAGGCTCTCGGACAGCCCCGCCCGGTCCCGGGTCATCCTGCTCCTCACCGACGGCGCCCAGAACCGGGGCCACGTGGAGCCCATGGAAGCCGCGGAGGAGGCCCGGCGCAACGGCATCCGCATCCACACCGTGGCCATCGGGGGCGACGGGGACGCCCTCTTCCCCCTGGAGGGCGGCGGCTTCGCCAGCCTCAAGGTGGTCACCGATCCCGAGACCCTCAAGCGCATCGCCCAGGCCACGGGCGGCGAGGCCTTCAGCGCCGGCGACCCCGCGGGCCTGGCCCGGAGCATGACCGCCATCGACCGCCTGGAGAAGACGGCGCTTCCCGTGGACGCGCCCACGGAGGGCAGGCCCCTGGCCCGCTGGTTCCTCCTGGCCGCGGGCATCCTGGCCCTGCCCCTGGCGCTGGACCTGGGCCGCAAGCGGGGCCGGCAGGCCCCGGCCTGGATGGCGGACGCATGA
- a CDS encoding DUF58 domain-containing protein: MTPRGWKRFLSRLRRLPLRLRRVLRGGTEGLHLSKTKGAGLTFVENRPYVPGDDPRAINWPLTARTGEPIIKTFQTSRELIVWLVVDPSPSMFLGDPVSPIRWALEICGAAQATTAAGKDRLGLLVPGDAGTPPLRIAPRRGRVQGLHLLEALADRGPAIPGPGDWQAALGRWGDHGRGHRLWILSNGAGLQGLAPLLKPLAARHRVVWFRPDQPHYRHMPNWPDPGFPPNVERQNWNIMEDPVTRLGIWLKGGGA, from the coding sequence ATGACTCCCAGAGGCTGGAAGCGATTCCTGTCCCGGCTCCGGCGGCTCCCGCTGAGGCTGCGCAGGGTCCTTCGCGGCGGCACGGAGGGCCTGCACCTCAGCAAGACCAAGGGGGCCGGGCTGACCTTCGTGGAGAACCGGCCCTACGTGCCCGGCGACGATCCCCGTGCCATCAACTGGCCCCTCACGGCCCGCACCGGCGAGCCCATCATCAAGACCTTCCAGACCAGCCGCGAGCTCATCGTGTGGCTGGTGGTGGACCCCTCCCCCTCCATGTTCCTGGGGGACCCCGTGAGCCCCATCCGGTGGGCCCTGGAGATCTGCGGGGCCGCCCAGGCCACCACGGCCGCGGGCAAGGACCGCCTGGGCCTCCTGGTGCCCGGGGACGCGGGCACCCCGCCCCTGCGCATCGCACCCCGCCGGGGCCGGGTGCAGGGCCTGCACCTCCTGGAGGCCCTGGCCGACCGGGGCCCGGCCATTCCGGGGCCCGGGGACTGGCAGGCCGCCCTGGGGCGCTGGGGCGACCACGGACGGGGCCACCGCCTGTGGATCCTCAGCAACGGCGCGGGCCTCCAGGGCCTGGCCCCCCTCCTCAAGCCCCTGGCGGCGCGGCACCGGGTGGTGTGGTTCCGGCCCGACCAGCCCCACTACCGCCACATGCCCAACTGGCCCGACCCGGGCTTCCCGCCCAACGTGGAGCGCCAGAACTGGAACATCATGGAGGATCCCGTCACGCGCCTGGGGATCTGGCTCAAGGGCGGAGGCGCCTGA